One stretch of Oryzias latipes chromosome 7, ASM223467v1 DNA includes these proteins:
- the LOC100049312 gene encoding transcriptional enhancer factor TEF-5 isoform X1 has product MYGRNELIARYIKLRTGKTRTRKQVSSHIQVLARKRVREYQASIKVSSHLQVLAKRRSREIQSKLKAMNLDQVSKDKALQTVANLSSAQIVSASVMKPQTPFPASVRFWPGPVPGQAGHSQDIKPFAQPPYTTLPTPVPAPIGYEALPPPRPPTIAPPVWQDRTIASAKLRLLEYSAFMETQRDRETYKHLFVHIGPSNPGYSDPVLESIDVRQIYDKFSEKKGGLKELYEKGPHNAFFLVKFWADLSSDVEEGSGVFYGVSSQYSGTENVTISVSTKVCSFGKQVVEKVETEYAHLDGGKYMFRIHRSPMCEYMINFIHKLKHLPEKYMMNSVLENFTILQVVSNRETQETLLCIAFVFEVSTSEHGAQYHVYRLVND; this is encoded by the exons ATGTATG GGCGAAACGAGCTGATTGCTCGCTACATAAAACTACGAACAGGGAAGACACGAACGCGCAAACAG GTATCAAGTCACATCCAGGTTTTGGCCCGTAAGAGGGTGCGAGAATACCAGGCAAGCATCAAG GTCTCTAGTCACCTGCAAGTGTTGGCCAAAAGAAGGTCTCGTGAGATTCAGTCTAAGCTCAAG gCCATGAACTTG GACCAGGTGTCCAAAGACAAAGCGCTGCAGACAGTGGCCAACCTGTCGTCTGCTCAGATTGTGTCTGCGAGTGTCATGAAACCTCAAACGCCCTTCCCAGCATCAGTCAGA TTTTGGCCAGGTCCTGTACCGGGACAGGCTGGACATTCTCAGGA CATTAAGCCCTTTGCACAGCCTCCATACACAACACTACCAACCCCTGTCCCTGCACCTATTG GTTATGAGGCACTGCCGCCCCCTCGCCCTCCAACTATAGCTCCTCCTGTATGGCAAGACAGAACCATTGCCTCAGCGAAACTACGGCTGCTGGAGTATTCTGCGTTTATGGAGACCCAGAGAGACAGGGAGACG TACAAACACCTTTTTGTACACATTGGGCCGTCAAACCCAGGCTACAGCGATCCTGTGCTGGAGTCCATAGATGTGAGGCAGATTTACGACAAATTCTCTGAGAAGAAAGGAGGTTTGAAGGAGCTGTATGAAAAAGGGCCGCACAACGCCTTTTTTCTCGTCAAATTTTGG GCTGACCTCAGCAGTGACGTCGAGGAAGGTTCTGGCGTGTTCTATGGAGTGAGCAGCCAGTACAGTGGAACGGAAAATGTCACCATCAGTGTTTCTACCAAGGTGTGCTCCTTTGGAAAACAAGTGGTGGAGAAGGTTGAG ACAGAATATGCACACCTGGATGGAGGAAAGTACATGTTTCGAATTCACCGCTCACCCATGTGTGAATACATGATCAACTTCATCCACAAGCTGAAGCACCTGCCAGAAAAATACATGATGAACAGTGTACTAGAGAATTTCACTATTCTGCAG GTGGTGTCTAACAGAGAAACTCAGGAGACTCTGCTGTGCATTGCCTTTGTGTTTGAAGTGTCCACAAGTGAACACGGAGCACAGTACCACGTTTACCGACTGGTTAACGACTAG
- the LOC100049312 gene encoding transcriptional enhancer factor TEF-5 isoform X2, translated as MYGRNELIARYIKLRTGKTRTRKQVSSHIQVLARKRVREYQASIKVSSHLQVLAKRRSREIQSKLKDQVSKDKALQTVANLSSAQIVSASVMKPQTPFPASVRFWPGPVPGQAGHSQDIKPFAQPPYTTLPTPVPAPIGYEALPPPRPPTIAPPVWQDRTIASAKLRLLEYSAFMETQRDRETYKHLFVHIGPSNPGYSDPVLESIDVRQIYDKFSEKKGGLKELYEKGPHNAFFLVKFWADLSSDVEEGSGVFYGVSSQYSGTENVTISVSTKVCSFGKQVVEKVETEYAHLDGGKYMFRIHRSPMCEYMINFIHKLKHLPEKYMMNSVLENFTILQVVSNRETQETLLCIAFVFEVSTSEHGAQYHVYRLVND; from the exons ATGTATG GGCGAAACGAGCTGATTGCTCGCTACATAAAACTACGAACAGGGAAGACACGAACGCGCAAACAG GTATCAAGTCACATCCAGGTTTTGGCCCGTAAGAGGGTGCGAGAATACCAGGCAAGCATCAAG GTCTCTAGTCACCTGCAAGTGTTGGCCAAAAGAAGGTCTCGTGAGATTCAGTCTAAGCTCAAG GACCAGGTGTCCAAAGACAAAGCGCTGCAGACAGTGGCCAACCTGTCGTCTGCTCAGATTGTGTCTGCGAGTGTCATGAAACCTCAAACGCCCTTCCCAGCATCAGTCAGA TTTTGGCCAGGTCCTGTACCGGGACAGGCTGGACATTCTCAGGA CATTAAGCCCTTTGCACAGCCTCCATACACAACACTACCAACCCCTGTCCCTGCACCTATTG GTTATGAGGCACTGCCGCCCCCTCGCCCTCCAACTATAGCTCCTCCTGTATGGCAAGACAGAACCATTGCCTCAGCGAAACTACGGCTGCTGGAGTATTCTGCGTTTATGGAGACCCAGAGAGACAGGGAGACG TACAAACACCTTTTTGTACACATTGGGCCGTCAAACCCAGGCTACAGCGATCCTGTGCTGGAGTCCATAGATGTGAGGCAGATTTACGACAAATTCTCTGAGAAGAAAGGAGGTTTGAAGGAGCTGTATGAAAAAGGGCCGCACAACGCCTTTTTTCTCGTCAAATTTTGG GCTGACCTCAGCAGTGACGTCGAGGAAGGTTCTGGCGTGTTCTATGGAGTGAGCAGCCAGTACAGTGGAACGGAAAATGTCACCATCAGTGTTTCTACCAAGGTGTGCTCCTTTGGAAAACAAGTGGTGGAGAAGGTTGAG ACAGAATATGCACACCTGGATGGAGGAAAGTACATGTTTCGAATTCACCGCTCACCCATGTGTGAATACATGATCAACTTCATCCACAAGCTGAAGCACCTGCCAGAAAAATACATGATGAACAGTGTACTAGAGAATTTCACTATTCTGCAG GTGGTGTCTAACAGAGAAACTCAGGAGACTCTGCTGTGCATTGCCTTTGTGTTTGAAGTGTCCACAAGTGAACACGGAGCACAGTACCACGTTTACCGACTGGTTAACGACTAG
- the LOC100049312 gene encoding transcriptional enhancer factor TEF-5 isoform X6, with product MYGRNELIARYIKLRTGKTRTRKQVSSHLQVLAKRRSREIQSKLKDQVSKDKALQTVANLSSAQIVSASVMKPQTPFPASVRFWPGPVPGQAGHSQDIKPFAQPPYTTLPTPVPAPIGYEALPPPRPPTIAPPVWQDRTIASAKLRLLEYSAFMETQRDRETYKHLFVHIGPSNPGYSDPVLESIDVRQIYDKFSEKKGGLKELYEKGPHNAFFLVKFWADLSSDVEEGSGVFYGVSSQYSGTENVTISVSTKVCSFGKQVVEKVETEYAHLDGGKYMFRIHRSPMCEYMINFIHKLKHLPEKYMMNSVLENFTILQVVSNRETQETLLCIAFVFEVSTSEHGAQYHVYRLVND from the exons ATGTATG GGCGAAACGAGCTGATTGCTCGCTACATAAAACTACGAACAGGGAAGACACGAACGCGCAAACAG GTCTCTAGTCACCTGCAAGTGTTGGCCAAAAGAAGGTCTCGTGAGATTCAGTCTAAGCTCAAG GACCAGGTGTCCAAAGACAAAGCGCTGCAGACAGTGGCCAACCTGTCGTCTGCTCAGATTGTGTCTGCGAGTGTCATGAAACCTCAAACGCCCTTCCCAGCATCAGTCAGA TTTTGGCCAGGTCCTGTACCGGGACAGGCTGGACATTCTCAGGA CATTAAGCCCTTTGCACAGCCTCCATACACAACACTACCAACCCCTGTCCCTGCACCTATTG GTTATGAGGCACTGCCGCCCCCTCGCCCTCCAACTATAGCTCCTCCTGTATGGCAAGACAGAACCATTGCCTCAGCGAAACTACGGCTGCTGGAGTATTCTGCGTTTATGGAGACCCAGAGAGACAGGGAGACG TACAAACACCTTTTTGTACACATTGGGCCGTCAAACCCAGGCTACAGCGATCCTGTGCTGGAGTCCATAGATGTGAGGCAGATTTACGACAAATTCTCTGAGAAGAAAGGAGGTTTGAAGGAGCTGTATGAAAAAGGGCCGCACAACGCCTTTTTTCTCGTCAAATTTTGG GCTGACCTCAGCAGTGACGTCGAGGAAGGTTCTGGCGTGTTCTATGGAGTGAGCAGCCAGTACAGTGGAACGGAAAATGTCACCATCAGTGTTTCTACCAAGGTGTGCTCCTTTGGAAAACAAGTGGTGGAGAAGGTTGAG ACAGAATATGCACACCTGGATGGAGGAAAGTACATGTTTCGAATTCACCGCTCACCCATGTGTGAATACATGATCAACTTCATCCACAAGCTGAAGCACCTGCCAGAAAAATACATGATGAACAGTGTACTAGAGAATTTCACTATTCTGCAG GTGGTGTCTAACAGAGAAACTCAGGAGACTCTGCTGTGCATTGCCTTTGTGTTTGAAGTGTCCACAAGTGAACACGGAGCACAGTACCACGTTTACCGACTGGTTAACGACTAG
- the LOC100049312 gene encoding transcriptional enhancer factor TEF-5 isoform X4 — protein sequence MYGRNELIARYIKLRTGKTRTRKQVSSHLQVLAKRRSREIQSKLKAMNLDQVSKDKALQTVANLSSAQIVSASVMKPQTPFPASVRFWPGPVPGQAGHSQDIKPFAQPPYTTLPTPVPAPIGYEALPPPRPPTIAPPVWQDRTIASAKLRLLEYSAFMETQRDRETYKHLFVHIGPSNPGYSDPVLESIDVRQIYDKFSEKKGGLKELYEKGPHNAFFLVKFWADLSSDVEEGSGVFYGVSSQYSGTENVTISVSTKVCSFGKQVVEKVETEYAHLDGGKYMFRIHRSPMCEYMINFIHKLKHLPEKYMMNSVLENFTILQVVSNRETQETLLCIAFVFEVSTSEHGAQYHVYRLVND from the exons ATGTATG GGCGAAACGAGCTGATTGCTCGCTACATAAAACTACGAACAGGGAAGACACGAACGCGCAAACAG GTCTCTAGTCACCTGCAAGTGTTGGCCAAAAGAAGGTCTCGTGAGATTCAGTCTAAGCTCAAG gCCATGAACTTG GACCAGGTGTCCAAAGACAAAGCGCTGCAGACAGTGGCCAACCTGTCGTCTGCTCAGATTGTGTCTGCGAGTGTCATGAAACCTCAAACGCCCTTCCCAGCATCAGTCAGA TTTTGGCCAGGTCCTGTACCGGGACAGGCTGGACATTCTCAGGA CATTAAGCCCTTTGCACAGCCTCCATACACAACACTACCAACCCCTGTCCCTGCACCTATTG GTTATGAGGCACTGCCGCCCCCTCGCCCTCCAACTATAGCTCCTCCTGTATGGCAAGACAGAACCATTGCCTCAGCGAAACTACGGCTGCTGGAGTATTCTGCGTTTATGGAGACCCAGAGAGACAGGGAGACG TACAAACACCTTTTTGTACACATTGGGCCGTCAAACCCAGGCTACAGCGATCCTGTGCTGGAGTCCATAGATGTGAGGCAGATTTACGACAAATTCTCTGAGAAGAAAGGAGGTTTGAAGGAGCTGTATGAAAAAGGGCCGCACAACGCCTTTTTTCTCGTCAAATTTTGG GCTGACCTCAGCAGTGACGTCGAGGAAGGTTCTGGCGTGTTCTATGGAGTGAGCAGCCAGTACAGTGGAACGGAAAATGTCACCATCAGTGTTTCTACCAAGGTGTGCTCCTTTGGAAAACAAGTGGTGGAGAAGGTTGAG ACAGAATATGCACACCTGGATGGAGGAAAGTACATGTTTCGAATTCACCGCTCACCCATGTGTGAATACATGATCAACTTCATCCACAAGCTGAAGCACCTGCCAGAAAAATACATGATGAACAGTGTACTAGAGAATTTCACTATTCTGCAG GTGGTGTCTAACAGAGAAACTCAGGAGACTCTGCTGTGCATTGCCTTTGTGTTTGAAGTGTCCACAAGTGAACACGGAGCACAGTACCACGTTTACCGACTGGTTAACGACTAG
- the LOC100049312 gene encoding transcriptional enhancer factor TEF-5 isoform X3: MYGRNELIARYIKLRTGKTRTRKQVSSHIQVLARKRVREYQASIKAMNLDQVSKDKALQTVANLSSAQIVSASVMKPQTPFPASVRFWPGPVPGQAGHSQDIKPFAQPPYTTLPTPVPAPIGYEALPPPRPPTIAPPVWQDRTIASAKLRLLEYSAFMETQRDRETYKHLFVHIGPSNPGYSDPVLESIDVRQIYDKFSEKKGGLKELYEKGPHNAFFLVKFWADLSSDVEEGSGVFYGVSSQYSGTENVTISVSTKVCSFGKQVVEKVETEYAHLDGGKYMFRIHRSPMCEYMINFIHKLKHLPEKYMMNSVLENFTILQVVSNRETQETLLCIAFVFEVSTSEHGAQYHVYRLVND, translated from the exons ATGTATG GGCGAAACGAGCTGATTGCTCGCTACATAAAACTACGAACAGGGAAGACACGAACGCGCAAACAG GTATCAAGTCACATCCAGGTTTTGGCCCGTAAGAGGGTGCGAGAATACCAGGCAAGCATCAAG gCCATGAACTTG GACCAGGTGTCCAAAGACAAAGCGCTGCAGACAGTGGCCAACCTGTCGTCTGCTCAGATTGTGTCTGCGAGTGTCATGAAACCTCAAACGCCCTTCCCAGCATCAGTCAGA TTTTGGCCAGGTCCTGTACCGGGACAGGCTGGACATTCTCAGGA CATTAAGCCCTTTGCACAGCCTCCATACACAACACTACCAACCCCTGTCCCTGCACCTATTG GTTATGAGGCACTGCCGCCCCCTCGCCCTCCAACTATAGCTCCTCCTGTATGGCAAGACAGAACCATTGCCTCAGCGAAACTACGGCTGCTGGAGTATTCTGCGTTTATGGAGACCCAGAGAGACAGGGAGACG TACAAACACCTTTTTGTACACATTGGGCCGTCAAACCCAGGCTACAGCGATCCTGTGCTGGAGTCCATAGATGTGAGGCAGATTTACGACAAATTCTCTGAGAAGAAAGGAGGTTTGAAGGAGCTGTATGAAAAAGGGCCGCACAACGCCTTTTTTCTCGTCAAATTTTGG GCTGACCTCAGCAGTGACGTCGAGGAAGGTTCTGGCGTGTTCTATGGAGTGAGCAGCCAGTACAGTGGAACGGAAAATGTCACCATCAGTGTTTCTACCAAGGTGTGCTCCTTTGGAAAACAAGTGGTGGAGAAGGTTGAG ACAGAATATGCACACCTGGATGGAGGAAAGTACATGTTTCGAATTCACCGCTCACCCATGTGTGAATACATGATCAACTTCATCCACAAGCTGAAGCACCTGCCAGAAAAATACATGATGAACAGTGTACTAGAGAATTTCACTATTCTGCAG GTGGTGTCTAACAGAGAAACTCAGGAGACTCTGCTGTGCATTGCCTTTGTGTTTGAAGTGTCCACAAGTGAACACGGAGCACAGTACCACGTTTACCGACTGGTTAACGACTAG
- the LOC100049312 gene encoding transcriptional enhancer factor TEF-5 isoform X5 encodes MYGRNELIARYIKLRTGKTRTRKQVSSHIQVLARKRVREYQASIKDQVSKDKALQTVANLSSAQIVSASVMKPQTPFPASVRFWPGPVPGQAGHSQDIKPFAQPPYTTLPTPVPAPIGYEALPPPRPPTIAPPVWQDRTIASAKLRLLEYSAFMETQRDRETYKHLFVHIGPSNPGYSDPVLESIDVRQIYDKFSEKKGGLKELYEKGPHNAFFLVKFWADLSSDVEEGSGVFYGVSSQYSGTENVTISVSTKVCSFGKQVVEKVETEYAHLDGGKYMFRIHRSPMCEYMINFIHKLKHLPEKYMMNSVLENFTILQVVSNRETQETLLCIAFVFEVSTSEHGAQYHVYRLVND; translated from the exons ATGTATG GGCGAAACGAGCTGATTGCTCGCTACATAAAACTACGAACAGGGAAGACACGAACGCGCAAACAG GTATCAAGTCACATCCAGGTTTTGGCCCGTAAGAGGGTGCGAGAATACCAGGCAAGCATCAAG GACCAGGTGTCCAAAGACAAAGCGCTGCAGACAGTGGCCAACCTGTCGTCTGCTCAGATTGTGTCTGCGAGTGTCATGAAACCTCAAACGCCCTTCCCAGCATCAGTCAGA TTTTGGCCAGGTCCTGTACCGGGACAGGCTGGACATTCTCAGGA CATTAAGCCCTTTGCACAGCCTCCATACACAACACTACCAACCCCTGTCCCTGCACCTATTG GTTATGAGGCACTGCCGCCCCCTCGCCCTCCAACTATAGCTCCTCCTGTATGGCAAGACAGAACCATTGCCTCAGCGAAACTACGGCTGCTGGAGTATTCTGCGTTTATGGAGACCCAGAGAGACAGGGAGACG TACAAACACCTTTTTGTACACATTGGGCCGTCAAACCCAGGCTACAGCGATCCTGTGCTGGAGTCCATAGATGTGAGGCAGATTTACGACAAATTCTCTGAGAAGAAAGGAGGTTTGAAGGAGCTGTATGAAAAAGGGCCGCACAACGCCTTTTTTCTCGTCAAATTTTGG GCTGACCTCAGCAGTGACGTCGAGGAAGGTTCTGGCGTGTTCTATGGAGTGAGCAGCCAGTACAGTGGAACGGAAAATGTCACCATCAGTGTTTCTACCAAGGTGTGCTCCTTTGGAAAACAAGTGGTGGAGAAGGTTGAG ACAGAATATGCACACCTGGATGGAGGAAAGTACATGTTTCGAATTCACCGCTCACCCATGTGTGAATACATGATCAACTTCATCCACAAGCTGAAGCACCTGCCAGAAAAATACATGATGAACAGTGTACTAGAGAATTTCACTATTCTGCAG GTGGTGTCTAACAGAGAAACTCAGGAGACTCTGCTGTGCATTGCCTTTGTGTTTGAAGTGTCCACAAGTGAACACGGAGCACAGTACCACGTTTACCGACTGGTTAACGACTAG